From the Apus apus isolate bApuApu2 chromosome 4, bApuApu2.pri.cur, whole genome shotgun sequence genome, one window contains:
- the LOC127383615 gene encoding homeobox protein vent1-like, producing the protein MSQAELLLAETKPHGAKPHICCAPPPRAPTSLGSTALPVRAEPRRRVPRPSQPADSEPCSAERDRASPREHCDSYPPEPASDGGWLSADESSGYESESAGGDRAAAAGGTRGRQRRARTAFTSEQVCRMEKTFQRQKYLGASERRKLAAALQLSEIQIKTWFQNRRMKLKRQIQDQQHSLAPPAPLYSYPPGTLPALFQDGLHYPFASQHQRLLPFTPLPAVQFGFSFPRYDSSQSTYHFMANELPYYHQRLLPRPPFHSVTQNKMDNNCHPVYAL; encoded by the exons ATGAGTCAGGCCGAACTCCTTTTGGCAGAGACCAAGCCCCACGGGGCTAAGCCTCATATTTGCTGCGCGCCTCCTCCCCGTGCCCCTACCTCGCTCGGCAGCACCGCCCTCCCGGTCAGAGCCGAGCCCCGACGGCGGGTCCCGCGGCCGAGCCAGCCCGCGGACAGCGAGCCCTGCTCGGCGGAGCGGGACCGAGCCAGTCCTCGGGAGCACTGCGACTCGTACCCGCCGGAGCCAG CCTCCGACGGCGGCTGGCTGAGCGCCGACGAATCCTCGGGCTACGAGAGCGAGAGCGCGGGAGGAGATCGCGCTGCGGCGGCGGGGGGAACCCGCGGGCGGCAGCGGAGGGCGCGGACGGCCTTCACCTCTGAGCAGGTCTGCCGGATGGAGAAGACCTTCCAGCGCCAGAAGTACCTGGGGGCCTCGGAGCGGAGAAAGTTGGCGGCTGCCTTGCAACTCTCGGAGATCCAG ATCAAGACCTGGTTTCAGAATCGGAGGATGAAACTGAAGAGGCAGATACAggaccagcagcacagcctaGCGCCTCCTGCTCCACTCTACAGCTACCCCCCAGGGACCCTACCAGCCCTGTTTCAGGACGGGCTCCACTACCCGTTTGCTTCACAGCACCAGAGACTCCTGCCTTTTACCCCGCTGCCTGCTGTGCAGTTCggcttctccttccccagaTACGACTCATCACAAAGCACCTACCACTTTATGGCAAACGAGCTGCCATACTACCATCAACGCCTTCTTCCTCGTCCTCCTTTCCATTCAGTTACTCAGAACAAAATGGACAATAATTGCCACCCTGTATATGCGTTATAG